The DNA segment CTGCAACTGAATGCCGTGGCGGCGTCGCCGCCACGCGGGTCGCGCGGAGCACGATCCCGTTCACGCAAACCGTTCGTCGTTAGTCGTCCGGGTACATCTCCTCGATACGATCTTCGAAGCGATCCGAGATCGTGCGACGTTTCTTCTTCATCGTCGGCGTCATGAGGTCGTTTGCTTCGGTGAACTCCGTCCCGACGAGGCGGAATTTCTTGATGGTCTCGTAGTCCTCGAAGTGCTCGTTGACGCGGTCGACCTCGTCCTGGACGTAGTCGCGAACGCGGTCGTGGGTGCACGCGGCCTCCGGATCGTCGGGCAGGTCGATGCCCTCCTCGACGGCCCACTCGCGGACGTGTTCCATGTTGGGAACGACCAGCGCGGAGACGAACTTGCGGCCGTCGCCGACGACCATGCACTGTTCGACGACGGAACTCGCGGCGAAGCGGTCCTCGATGGGCCCGGGTGCGACGTTCTTGCCCGTCGAGAGGACGAGGATCTCCTTCGCGCGCTCGCGGAACTCGATGTAGCCGTCGGGGCGCCGGTGGACGATGTCGCCGGTGCGGAACCACCGGCCCGCACGCTCCGGGTCGTCGAGTTCGCCCTGGATCTCGCCTGGCGCCTCGTCGACGAACGCGCGCTCGGTCGCGCCGGGTTTGTGCCAGTAGCCGTCGCTGACGTTCGGGCCGCGGACGACGAGTTCGCCGACCTCGCCGGGGTCGTCGGCGAACGCCTCGTCGTCGACGACGCTCTCGTCGACGGCCGTCTGGATGTCGACGACCGGCGGGCCGATCGTCCCCACCTTCGGGAAGCCCGGCGGGTTGACCGAGACGACGGGCGCCGTCTCCGTGAGACCGTAGCCTTCGTAAATCGGCAGGCCCATCGCGTGGTAGAGTGCACAGAGTTCGGCCGAGAGGCTGCCACCGCCGCTGATGAGCATCTCGATGTTTCCGCCCAGGGCCTCGCGAACGGTCGAGAAGACGAGTTTGTCCGCAAGTTTGCGTTTGACGTCGAGTATCGGGCCCGGCGAGTCGGTCTCCTGGTACTGGACGCCGACGTCGACCGCCCACTCGAAGATGCGCTCTTTGACCGCCGACTCGCTCGCTTGCTCGCGGATCGCGTCGTAGATCTTCTCGTAGACCCGCGGGACGCTCGTCGCGCTCGTCGGTCCGACGGCGGCGAAGTCCGCCTGGAGCGTGTCGGGTGACTCCGCGTAGGCGACGCTGGCGCCGCTCCCGAACATCAGGAAGTGACCGGAGGTTCGCTCGAAGACGTGCGCGAGCGGGAGGTACGAGACGACGCGCGTCTCCTCGTCGATCGACGGGACGTCGGCCGGGGTGTCCGGTTTGCGCGCCACGCGCTTGCGGATCTGGGTGACGTTCGACCGGAAGTTGCGGTGGGTGAGCTGGACGCCCTTCGGCTTGCCCGTCGTCCCGCTGGTGTAGATCAGGCTCGCCAGGTCGTCCACGTCGGGTTCGTCGAGCCACTCGCGGTAGGCGTCGGGGTCGAAGACCTCCTGGCCGCGGTCGTAGACCTCCGCCAGGGTGTAGATATCGTCACGCGTGTGGGTCGCGTCGACGACGTCCATCGTGACGACGACGGAGAGATCGAGTTCGTCCTCGACTTCGAGGACGCGTTCGAGCATGTCCTCGTTCTCGACGACGACGGCGTCCGCCTCGGCGTCGCCGAGGAGGTAGGATACCTTCGACGACGACGAACCGGCGTAGACGGTCGAGACAACCGCGCCAGTCGACAGCAGCGCGAAGTCGGTCTGGGCCCACTCCATGCGCGTGTTGGCGAAGATACCGACCCGATCGCCGACGTCGATGCCCAGGTCGCGAAAGCCGGCGGCGAGTTTACGAACGACGTCGCGCATTTCCCCGTAGGTGATCGTCTCCCACTCACCGGGATCGGGACGGGGGAGGATCTCCCCCGTCATCGTCCGGTCGTAGATCCCGCCCTTGTAGAGCTGGGCGGGTCGATCCGGGTAGCGCTCTGCGGCGTCCTCGAACAACCGCCCGAGGGTCGTCTCCCGGGTCACCTCGTCCTCGTACTCGCGTTCCGTCGCCAGGAGGTCCATACTCCCGTGAGAGTGTCTCACGCATGATAAAGCCTGAGGATCCGGTTCCCCATTTATCGACGTTTATTCGCCGCCTTCGGGCGATCGGGCTGAGGGAAAATCTGACGCGGTCCGAAACTACTGCCCGACCGCGCTCACCGGTCCAGGTACCCGAGGACGCCGCGGACGTTCATCGAGACCTCGCCGCGGGCTTTCTCCGTGCCCCAGACGCGGTCGAGATCGGTCGCGTCCGCGAAGTGCTCGATCACGGCCTCGTCGTCGCCCAGTTCCGCTCGTTTCTCTCGGACCGACTCGACCCAGTCTGAGAGCGTGTCCGCGTAGGCGTCTACGGCGTCGCCGGTTTCCCGCGGACCGAAGTGGGCGAAACAGAGTGTCGAGGGATCGAGCGCCCGAATCGTCTCCACGTCGTCGAGGCACTGGTCCAGATCGAACTGCGGCGGCGGCGAGGTCGGTCGGACCTCGCCGATGGCGGGTACCCAGATGCCGGCGCCGTCGGCAGTGAAGACGACGTCGTTCGCTGGGTCCTCGAAGACGAAGTGGTGCGGGGCGTGGCCCGGCGCGGCGTGGGCGCGCAACTCGTGCGTCCCGAGGTCGATCACGTCGCCGTCCTCGTAGGGCTCCAGTCGGTCTTCGGACACCGGCTTCGGTTCGACGTAGTAGCGCCACTGGTCGCCGACGGCGGCCTCCGTCCCCGCGACGAGTCGCGACGGATCGATCACGTGGCGCGCGCCATTGTGCGGCGCGTACACCGTCGCGTTCGGACACGCCTCGGCGAGGAAACCCGCCCCGCCGGCGTGATCGAGGTGGACGTGCGTCAGCACGATCGCCGCGAGGTCGTCGTGATCGATCCCCACCGCCGTCAGCGCGTCGAGGATGCGCTCGTAGTTCGTCCCGATCCCCGAGTCGACGATCGCCGGCCGCTCGTCGTCGACGAGGTAGACCGAACCGTACTCGGCCGTGTCGTACATTCCCGTGTCGACGTAGTGGAGGTCCGTGCAGTCCCCGACCGTCACCCGGGTCACGTCGCCGATTCCCATACGCCGACTGCGGCGCCGCGAGGCAAAAAGACTGGTTTCTCGGTCGGCGGCGCGAACGGCCCCGCTTCGGCGAAAGACTGATGTATGGTACCGTCGAACAGTGTGGTAATCGTGTACACGACCGACGTCCGCGAGGAGCCCGATCGAGGACGGACGGCCACGGGACCGCTCGACGGCGAAGGATGCGATCACGAGCGCACGGTGTACGTCGAGTCCGACGCCGGGGGGTCGTTGTCCTGCCAGGAGTGTGGGACCGTGATCCCCGCCGCCGACGAACGTGGCGACGCCGAACCGGGGATCTCGGCGTCCTGCCGCTGGGTGCTCACCCGCGTCGGCGGGCGATACTGACGAACCGCCGACTCGCTCTCGTTTCGGCTCGTTCACTCGCAAACGCACTCGAACTCTCGTTCTCGTCCACCTCGGGTTCGGTTACCACGTTCTCGTCCACATCGGTCACGAATCCACCTCAGTCACGCGTCCACAGCCGGGTCGTCCTCTCCCGGTCACGCGTCCGCCCCTGGGTCCCCCTCCCCCGGTCACGCGACCAGCCGAACGACGCTCTCGGGACCAGTAGTCTCATGTCGTCCATCTGCGAACGTACGGGCGACCGTGTCGTCAGCATCCGTCCTCGGCCGGCTCGAGACGGCCGCAATCGTCGCCGTCGGCGCCTTCGCAGGGGCGAACCTCCGGTTCGTCGCGGGAGACGCCGTCGGCTCGCTCGGCGGAACGCTCGCGGTGAACGTCCTCGCGAGCCTGCTGCTCGGGTTTCTCGTCTACGAGGCGCGGTATACGGGTCTAGTCGACCGGAAGTCGAGGCTGCTCTTTACCACCGGCTTCCTCTCGTCGCTGTCGACCTACAGCGCGTTCGTCCTGGAGACGGCGACGGCGGGTGGATCGGCGGGAAACGGACTGGCGCTCGCTGATCCGAGGGTCGCGATCGGCTACGTCGGAGTGACCTACGTGCTCGGCTTTGCAGCGGTGCTCGTCGGTAGATGGTTCGCGGGCGTCGTCAGGAACGGCCGCGAGGACGCGCCGGCGGGAGGTGCGTCGGCGTGAGCGGGTATCGGGGTGACGACGCGTGATCGAGGGTCTCCTCGGGTACGAGCCCGCGCCCGCCCACCTCGTGGGGACCGGTGCGGCGGTCGGCGCGCTCCTGCGTCACTGGATCTATACCGAGATCCCCGGCGACGAGTTCCCGTGGCCGACACTGGCCGTCAACGTCCTCGGGAGTTTCGCGCTGGGCCTCCTGGCGTTCGGCGGGGTCGACGCGGCCGCGACGCAACTCCTCGGCGTCGGGCTCTGTGGCGCGTTCACCACGTTCTCGACGTTCTCCGTCGAAACCGTCGGGCTGTGGGAGCGTGGCGAACGACGGGCGGCGACGGCGAACGCCGTCGGCAACCTGGTTTGCTCACTGGCCGGGATGGGGCTTGCAGCCGTGCTCGTTGGATGAAGGGAGTCACCGTCACCCGCCAGACGGCCACCCAGCGACCGAGTGCTGGCCGGTGACCGCCGCAGAGAGCGAGGGATATTTGGGCCGTCTGGCCCTCGATTCGGGTATGAACCTCACGCAACGCCCTCGCCGGCTCCGGAGCGACCCCGTCCGGGAGCTCGTCGGCGAGACGACGCTCTCGGCGTCGGACCTGATCGCCCCCATCTTCGTCGACGCGACGACGGACGAGCGCGTCCCTATCGAGTCGATGCCGGGTCACGATCGCGTCCCCGTCGACGAGAGTGTCACCCGCGTCGAGGAGGTGCTCGCGACCGGCGTCCAGGCCGTCATCGTGTTCGGCATCCCGCGCTCGAAGGACGGCGTCGGGACCCGCGCCTGGGCCGAGGACGGCGTCGTTCAGGACGCCGTCCGCCGCATCACCGCCGAGACCGACGCGACCGTCTTCACGGACGTCTGTCTCTGCGAGTACACCGATCACGGCCACTGTGGACCCCTCGAAGACGGGGTGGAAGGCGACGGATCCAGCACCACGGCCGCCGGTGGAAACACCGCGGCGGGCGACGAAGCGGCGACCGGGCACGAGGTGCCGGGCGCCCGCCACGGACAGACGCTCACCGTCGACAACGACGCGGCCATCGAGTCGCTCGCGCAGATCGCCGTCTCGCACGCCGAGGCCGGCGCGCACGTCGTCGCACCCAGCGCGTCGATGGACGGCATGGTCGGTGCGATTCGCGAGGGGCTCGACCGCGAGGGCTTCGAATCGGTGCCGATCATGTCCTACGCGGCGAAGTACCGGAGTGCCTTCTACGGTCCGTTCCGCGACGCCGCCGACGGCGCACCGTCCTTCGGCGACCGACGACACTATCAGATGGATCCCGGGAACGCCCGCGAAGCCCGTCGGGAGGTCGCCCTCGACGTCGAACAGGGCGCAGACGTGCTCATGGTCAAACCCGCGCTCCCGTACCTCGACGTGATCGCCGACGTCCGCCGCAAATTCGACCATCCCGTCGCGGCGTACAACGTCTCCGGCGAGTACGCCATGCTCCACGCGGCCGCGGAGAACGGCTGGCTCGATCTCGAAGAAACGGCGTACGAGTCGCTCCTGTCGATCAAACGCGCCGGGGCGGATCTGATTCTTACCTACTTCGCGGAGGACGTCGCCGAGCGCCTCTGAGCGGACGGCGACGGTACTCCTCTCACTCTCCGCACCACGCTTCCAGCCCCGCCGACCGACGCGAACGGCACGTCTCAGTCGTCCGGGGTACGTACGGGGTCGGCGGCGTCGTCCACCCCGTAGCGCGCAGCGAGCGAGCGAAGCGCCTGGCGTTTGACGAGGGCGAAACCGGCGAGAACGACGACGAAGCCGACGACCGTCGTCGGTTCGATCCCCTCGTTCAGAACGAGCCAGCCGGTCAACGCGGCGACGACGGGGCTGACGTAGTTCACGAGCGTGAGCTCGACCGAGCCGACCGCGTCGAGCAGGTAGAAGAAGAGCAGGTAGCCGACGACGCCGGCGACGAGGACGAGGAAGGCGAACGCGATCGCGACCCGAGGCGTCCACGCGACGGTCTGAGACTCGCCGAGGCCGAGGCTGGCGGCGTGCATCACCGCGGCGCCGGCGACCATCATCCACCCCTGGAGGGCGGTGACGGGCAGGTCGCTCCGCGTCGACTGGGTGAAGACGGTCCCCAGCGCCATGGCCAGCGCCGATGCGAGCAGGATAGCGACCCCGAGCGCGCGGGATCCGGACAGCGTCGCATCGGTGGGGCGGGCCACGATAGCCGCCCCCAGAAAGCCGAGCGCGAGGCCGACGCCGCCGAGGACGGAGAGGCGCTCGTCCGGGAGGACGAAGCGCGAGAGGCCGGCCGCCAGGATCGGGACGGTGGCGAGGACGACGGCGCCGACGGCACTCGTGACGTACTGCTGGCCGAGGAACCACAAGAGGTTGTGGACGCCGATCACCAGGACGCCGCCAGCGGCGATGCTCGCCAGGTCCGTCCGGCGGGGCCGGACACGGCCGCCGCCGAGGACGGCGACCGCGAGGACGACGAGGGCGATCCCGTCGAAGCGAAGCGCGGCGAACAGAACCGGTGGCGCCGTCTCCAGGCCGATCCTGGCGGCCGGGAACGAACTGCCCCAGACGAGCGCCAGCACGAGAAACGCCAGCGCGTTTCGCCGACTCATGGCCGCCCTTCGTCACGCGATGCCTTACCAATTACCATCGTGTTGATAGTTCTCACCACGGTCAGGACCGATCGTTCGTGTCGAACACCGACGCGGTGAGTTGACGACTCGACGCCTGAGAACGACCGAACTCTTGACGACTCGACGCTTGAGACCGACCGAGCGGCGGACGATCGACCGCCGACGGTCGAACCTCGATACACCTTTGCCGCCCGAGAAACTAGCCGCGCGTATGAAGCACGATCGCTCGCGCACGCTGTACGATCGGGCGCTCTCCGTCATGCCGGGCGGCGTCAACTCCGCCGTCCGCGCGGCGGTGGAACCGTACCCGTTCTTCGTCCGCAAGGGCGACGGCGGGCACGTCATCGACGCCGACGACAACCGCTACGTCGACTGGGTGATGGGCCTCGGACCGCTACTGCTGGGCCACGACATGCCCGAGGAGGTGCGCGCGGCGATCCAGCGGAAGGCGAGTGAGGGGCCGATGTACGGCGCGCCGACGGCGGTCGAGGTCGACCTCGCGGAGTTCGTCACGCGCCACGTCCCGAGCGTCGAGCAGATTCGCTTCGTCAACTCCGGAACGGAGGCGACCGTCTCGGCCGTCCGCCTCGCCCGCGGTCACACCGGCCGGAACAAGATCGTCGTCATGCAGGGCGGCTACCACGGCGCCCAGGAGTCGACGCTCGTCGAGGGCGACGCCGACCACCCACGGCCCTCCTCGGCGGGCATCCCGCAGTCGTTCGCCGAGCACACCCTGCCGGTTCCGTTCAACGACGAAGCGGCGATGCGGGACGTCTTCGAGACGCACGGCGAGGACATCGCCGCAGTCCTCACCGAGCCCATCCTCGGTAACTACGGCATCGTCCACCCGCGCGAGGGCTACCACGAGTTCCTCCGCGAGCTCACCGAGGAACACGGCGCCCTCCTCATCTTCGACGAGGTCATCACCGGCTTCCGCGTCGGCGGACTGGGCTGCGCGCAGGGGAGATTCGATATCACGCCCGACCTCACCACCTTCGGCAAGATCGTCGGCGGCGGCTTCCCCGTCGGCGCCGTCGGCGGGCGCGCAGAGATCATGGAGGACCTCGCACCCGCCGGCGACGTCTTCCAGGCCGGGACGTTCTCCGGGCACCCGGTCACGATGGCCGCCGGCCTGGAGACACTCAAGTACGCCGCCGAACACGACGTCTACGACCACGTCGACGACCTCGGCGAGCGACTGCGAAGCGGCCTCGCCGACATCGTCGCCGATCAGGCACCCGAGTACACCGTCGCCGGGACGGCGAGCATGTTCAAGGTCATCTTCACCCGAAACGGTGCGGAACCGACGTGCGCCGCCGACGTAAAACGCGCCGAAACCGACCGGTGGCGACGCATCTTCTGGGAGTCGATGCTCGAAGAGAACGTCTTCCTCTCACAGAACCAGTTCGAGTGCCAGTTCGTCAGCGCCGCCCACACCGAAGACGACGTCGAGCGAACGCTCGAAGCGTACAAAGAAGCGCTGTGAACCGGCCAGTGGGCCGGTCGTCGAGCGCGCGGTGTCTCTATCTCGGGCGGCCGCCGACACGGTGACAACGGTTCGGTAGGAGGAAGCGGTTTCGAGCGGCCGGACGGGGACCGACTGCGTCACTCCTCGTCCGAGGCGTTCCGCTGTGACCCCTCGTCGACTTCGGACGCACTGTCGGTCGCCATCCCCATCCCGACAGACGACCCGTCCGAGAGACGAACCGAGATGGATGCGTCGTTCGGCGGGTCGCCGGTCGTCGTCACCCGGACGACGCAGCCGACGGCCGTGATGGCCTGCGTGCACACGTCACCAGCGTCGTCGGGTTTCATCACGTGGGCCGAGACGGAGATGGTACCGTCGTCTAACGAGACGTCGTCGACGGCGAGCTCGTGACAGCCGTCCGGGGAGAACGCCTCGATCACGAGCGCGCGTTCGGTCTCGTAGTCGGTCTCGGTCAGGGTCGTCCCGGCCGGACTCTCCGGCTGGATCGGCGACGATTCGATCCAGGAGCGGGCGTCGTCCGCGTCGGTGAACAGGGACGCGTCCGCGTCGTCGGGCGGCTGCGGGTGGCTGTACTGGACGAACCCGGCAAATTCGATCCCCTCCGATGCGTCGATCGACGACAGCGAGTCCGCGCTCGCCCCACCGCCGTCCGAGCCGCCGGCGGCCGGTGAGTCGGCGTCGCCTCCGTCGCCGATGGCACCGCCATCGTTCAGACACCCGGCGCTCACCGCGACGAGTGCCGTCGTTCCCCCGAGGAGCTCGCGACGTGAGAGCGATCGCATACCTTCGCATACGTCCCCCTGCAATGAAGTACTATTCGTAGGTGAAACGATCGTTTCACCGATGGGGATCCGGTGGATCACGCCGGCCGAACCGTGTGCTCTGGTCGAGGACATCCGTTCTCCGGGCGACGGTTCTCGCCGGATCGAACGGTGACACCGCGCGCCCCCCTACTCGGTGACGGCACGCGGACTGGCTCTGCGACGGCCGTGACCGCGCCCGGCGAGCCGCGACCACGCTCGATTCCGTTTCCCGATCGGACCGGCGTTCGACGCTGCACGGTCTCGGCGGGCCTTTAAGTGCTTCTCGCGACAACGGTTCGTAGTAGAGGTTCTCCGTGCGTTCGACTCCCGAGCGTCTGGTATCGACGTGGACTCCGTTCCTGCACCAGTGAGAGGCATCGGGTGGGGTCACGGCGGCCACATCGTCCCGCTCGCCACGACGCACCGCCGCCGACGGGACCGCGAGCGTCTC comes from the Halovivax cerinus genome and includes:
- a CDS encoding AMP-dependent synthetase/ligase; translation: MDLLATEREYEDEVTRETTLGRLFEDAAERYPDRPAQLYKGGIYDRTMTGEILPRPDPGEWETITYGEMRDVVRKLAAGFRDLGIDVGDRVGIFANTRMEWAQTDFALLSTGAVVSTVYAGSSSSKVSYLLGDAEADAVVVENEDMLERVLEVEDELDLSVVVTMDVVDATHTRDDIYTLAEVYDRGQEVFDPDAYREWLDEPDVDDLASLIYTSGTTGKPKGVQLTHRNFRSNVTQIRKRVARKPDTPADVPSIDEETRVVSYLPLAHVFERTSGHFLMFGSGASVAYAESPDTLQADFAAVGPTSATSVPRVYEKIYDAIREQASESAVKERIFEWAVDVGVQYQETDSPGPILDVKRKLADKLVFSTVREALGGNIEMLISGGGSLSAELCALYHAMGLPIYEGYGLTETAPVVSVNPPGFPKVGTIGPPVVDIQTAVDESVVDDEAFADDPGEVGELVVRGPNVSDGYWHKPGATERAFVDEAPGEIQGELDDPERAGRWFRTGDIVHRRPDGYIEFRERAKEILVLSTGKNVAPGPIEDRFAASSVVEQCMVVGDGRKFVSALVVPNMEHVREWAVEEGIDLPDDPEAACTHDRVRDYVQDEVDRVNEHFEDYETIKKFRLVGTEFTEANDLMTPTMKKKRRTISDRFEDRIEEMYPDD
- a CDS encoding MBL fold metallo-hydrolase, which translates into the protein MGIGDVTRVTVGDCTDLHYVDTGMYDTAEYGSVYLVDDERPAIVDSGIGTNYERILDALTAVGIDHDDLAAIVLTHVHLDHAGGAGFLAEACPNATVYAPHNGARHVIDPSRLVAGTEAAVGDQWRYYVEPKPVSEDRLEPYEDGDVIDLGTHELRAHAAPGHAPHHFVFEDPANDVVFTADGAGIWVPAIGEVRPTSPPPQFDLDQCLDDVETIRALDPSTLCFAHFGPRETGDAVDAYADTLSDWVESVREKRAELGDDEAVIEHFADATDLDRVWGTEKARGEVSMNVRGVLGYLDR
- a CDS encoding fluoride efflux transporter FluC; translation: MSSASVLGRLETAAIVAVGAFAGANLRFVAGDAVGSLGGTLAVNVLASLLLGFLVYEARYTGLVDRKSRLLFTTGFLSSLSTYSAFVLETATAGGSAGNGLALADPRVAIGYVGVTYVLGFAAVLVGRWFAGVVRNGREDAPAGGASA
- the crcB gene encoding fluoride efflux transporter CrcB, producing MIEGLLGYEPAPAHLVGTGAAVGALLRHWIYTEIPGDEFPWPTLAVNVLGSFALGLLAFGGVDAAATQLLGVGLCGAFTTFSTFSVETVGLWERGERRAATANAVGNLVCSLAGMGLAAVLVG
- the hemB gene encoding porphobilinogen synthase, with product MNLTQRPRRLRSDPVRELVGETTLSASDLIAPIFVDATTDERVPIESMPGHDRVPVDESVTRVEEVLATGVQAVIVFGIPRSKDGVGTRAWAEDGVVQDAVRRITAETDATVFTDVCLCEYTDHGHCGPLEDGVEGDGSSTTAAGGNTAAGDEAATGHEVPGARHGQTLTVDNDAAIESLAQIAVSHAEAGAHVVAPSASMDGMVGAIREGLDREGFESVPIMSYAAKYRSAFYGPFRDAADGAPSFGDRRHYQMDPGNAREARREVALDVEQGADVLMVKPALPYLDVIADVRRKFDHPVAAYNVSGEYAMLHAAAENGWLDLEETAYESLLSIKRAGADLILTYFAEDVAERL
- a CDS encoding DMT family transporter, which translates into the protein MSRRNALAFLVLALVWGSSFPAARIGLETAPPVLFAALRFDGIALVVLAVAVLGGGRVRPRRTDLASIAAGGVLVIGVHNLLWFLGQQYVTSAVGAVVLATVPILAAGLSRFVLPDERLSVLGGVGLALGFLGAAIVARPTDATLSGSRALGVAILLASALAMALGTVFTQSTRSDLPVTALQGWMMVAGAAVMHAASLGLGESQTVAWTPRVAIAFAFLVLVAGVVGYLLFFYLLDAVGSVELTLVNYVSPVVAALTGWLVLNEGIEPTTVVGFVVVLAGFALVKRQALRSLAARYGVDDAADPVRTPDD
- the hemL gene encoding glutamate-1-semialdehyde 2,1-aminomutase, with translation MKHDRSRTLYDRALSVMPGGVNSAVRAAVEPYPFFVRKGDGGHVIDADDNRYVDWVMGLGPLLLGHDMPEEVRAAIQRKASEGPMYGAPTAVEVDLAEFVTRHVPSVEQIRFVNSGTEATVSAVRLARGHTGRNKIVVMQGGYHGAQESTLVEGDADHPRPSSAGIPQSFAEHTLPVPFNDEAAMRDVFETHGEDIAAVLTEPILGNYGIVHPREGYHEFLRELTEEHGALLIFDEVITGFRVGGLGCAQGRFDITPDLTTFGKIVGGGFPVGAVGGRAEIMEDLAPAGDVFQAGTFSGHPVTMAAGLETLKYAAEHDVYDHVDDLGERLRSGLADIVADQAPEYTVAGTASMFKVIFTRNGAEPTCAADVKRAETDRWRRIFWESMLEENVFLSQNQFECQFVSAAHTEDDVERTLEAYKEAL